From a region of the Microterricola gilva genome:
- a CDS encoding rhodanese-related sulfurtransferase, producing the protein MATAKILLYYAFTPLADPEAIRLWQRDLAESLGLRGRILLSEHGINGTLGGDLAAMKRYVRKTKQYAPFKGIDFKWSDGTGLDESGASLDFPRLSVKVRDEIVSFGAPGELSVDGDGVVGGGTKLAPRELNALVAERAASGTEVVFFDGRNAFEAEIGRFKNAIVPDVATTRDFVSELDSGKYDHLKGTPIVTYCTGGIRCEVLSGLMKSRGFDEVYQLDGGIVRYGEAFGDDGLWDGSLYVFDKRGSIDFSDHTAVIGGCVRCGDATKRMQNCTDLSCREQLVVCESCASAAPTFCGEHAVVV; encoded by the coding sequence GTGGCCACAGCCAAAATCCTCCTCTACTACGCATTCACGCCGCTCGCCGACCCCGAGGCGATTCGCCTCTGGCAGCGCGACCTCGCCGAGTCGCTCGGCCTGCGCGGGCGCATCCTGCTCTCGGAGCACGGCATCAACGGCACCCTCGGCGGCGACCTCGCCGCGATGAAGCGCTACGTGCGCAAGACGAAGCAGTACGCACCCTTCAAGGGCATCGACTTCAAGTGGAGTGATGGCACCGGGCTCGACGAGAGCGGTGCCAGCCTCGACTTCCCCCGACTCAGCGTCAAGGTGCGCGACGAGATCGTCTCCTTCGGTGCTCCAGGCGAGTTGAGCGTCGACGGCGATGGCGTCGTCGGCGGCGGAACCAAGCTGGCGCCGCGCGAACTGAACGCGCTCGTCGCCGAGCGCGCGGCATCCGGAACCGAGGTCGTCTTCTTTGATGGCCGCAACGCCTTCGAGGCCGAGATCGGGCGCTTCAAGAACGCGATCGTTCCGGATGTCGCTACCACGCGCGACTTCGTGAGCGAGCTCGACAGCGGCAAGTACGACCACCTCAAGGGCACGCCGATCGTCACCTACTGCACCGGCGGCATCCGCTGCGAGGTGCTCTCCGGCCTGATGAAGAGCCGCGGATTCGACGAGGTCTACCAGCTCGATGGCGGCATCGTGCGCTACGGCGAGGCCTTCGGCGACGACGGCCTCTGGGACGGCTCGCTCTACGTCTTCGACAAGCGCGGCTCGATCGACTTCAGCGACCACACGGCCGTCATCGGCGGCTGTGTGCGCTGCGGCGATGCCACCAAGCGCATGCAGAACTGCACCGACCTCTCGTGCCGCGAACAGCTCGTCGTGTGCGAGAGCTGCGCGAGCGCCGCGCCGACGTTCTGCGGCGAGCACGCGGTCGTCGTCTAG
- a CDS encoding LssY C-terminal domain-containing protein, giving the protein MPAPAALNTEKRQSPRRAGRRSFSAALDNFFFVFAGLAAVWLAVLLATESLEWGWAGLLFLLAFWLLLAYLVLPRLHRILTQLYVPNYFIGRTRTSDGLLGDPVNLALLGSTEQLEQTMEAAGWTRADDLTLASSWRIVRSTLSRRSYDEAPVSPLFLFERQQDFAYQQEVAGNPAKRHHVRFWRCPDGWMLPGGHRVEWLAAGTFDRAVGFSLFTLQITHKIDENTDVERDHIIATVRGAESAARLLVIRDFSTGYHSRNGGGDSIQTDGDMPVIDLRGVVDAGAGESEPAPGAEPPATVEVRGIS; this is encoded by the coding sequence ATGCCAGCACCCGCGGCTCTGAACACCGAGAAACGCCAGTCGCCACGGCGCGCCGGGCGCCGTTCGTTCAGCGCGGCGCTCGACAACTTCTTCTTCGTCTTCGCCGGCCTCGCCGCGGTGTGGCTGGCCGTGCTGCTCGCCACCGAGAGCCTGGAATGGGGCTGGGCCGGGCTGCTGTTCCTGCTCGCATTCTGGCTGCTGCTCGCCTACCTCGTGCTGCCGCGCCTGCACCGCATCCTCACGCAGCTCTACGTTCCCAACTACTTCATCGGACGCACCCGCACGAGCGACGGGCTCCTCGGGGATCCCGTCAACCTCGCACTCCTCGGCAGTACAGAGCAGCTGGAGCAGACCATGGAAGCGGCCGGGTGGACCCGCGCCGACGACCTGACGCTGGCGTCGAGCTGGCGCATCGTCCGGTCGACGCTCTCTCGGCGCAGTTACGACGAGGCGCCGGTCAGCCCGCTGTTCCTGTTCGAGCGTCAGCAGGACTTCGCCTACCAGCAGGAGGTGGCTGGCAATCCGGCCAAGCGCCATCACGTGCGCTTCTGGCGCTGCCCGGATGGCTGGATGCTTCCGGGCGGGCACCGGGTGGAGTGGCTCGCAGCCGGGACCTTCGACCGCGCCGTCGGCTTCTCGCTGTTCACGCTGCAGATCACGCACAAGATCGACGAGAACACCGACGTCGAACGCGACCACATCATCGCCACCGTGCGCGGTGCGGAGTCGGCCGCGCGCCTGCTCGTCATCCGTGACTTCTCGACCGGCTATCACTCCCGCAACGGCGGCGGTGATTCGATTCAAACGGACGGCGACATGCCGGTGATCGATCTCCGCGGTGTTGTGGACGCCGGTGCAGGCGAGTCAGAGCCGGCGCCAGGTGCCGAGCCGCCGGCGACCGTGGAAGTGCGGGGCATCTCGTGA
- a CDS encoding isocitrate lyase/PEP mutase family protein, with the protein MTNTTSPTTDATPSARADELLRLHEAPELLQLVNVWDVVSARAVAALPETRALATASHSIAASFGYPDGEAIPRDLMLDMVGRITAATELPVTADLEAGYGDAGDTMRRAIAVGVVGANIEDELKPLREATAVMAAVVAAGEAEGVPVVLNARTDAFLRGGDRAIDVIVADAIERGRAYLDAGAACVFVPGNFGEDVVVQLVEAFGERRLSVIGLPQLPSPARLAELGVARVSYGPYVQRVALTALQDVASALYAGGVIPTATRALN; encoded by the coding sequence ATGACGAACACGACCTCACCGACCACGGATGCCACGCCCTCCGCCCGCGCCGACGAACTCCTGCGCCTGCACGAAGCCCCAGAGCTGCTGCAGCTCGTGAACGTGTGGGACGTCGTCAGCGCCAGGGCCGTCGCCGCACTGCCGGAGACGCGTGCCCTGGCCACCGCGAGCCACTCCATCGCCGCAAGCTTCGGCTACCCCGACGGTGAGGCGATCCCCCGCGACCTCATGCTCGACATGGTCGGCCGCATCACGGCCGCAACCGAGCTGCCCGTGACCGCCGACCTCGAGGCCGGCTACGGCGATGCGGGAGACACCATGCGCCGTGCGATCGCCGTCGGCGTCGTCGGTGCGAACATCGAGGACGAGCTGAAGCCGCTGCGCGAGGCGACCGCCGTCATGGCCGCCGTCGTCGCGGCCGGAGAGGCCGAGGGCGTTCCCGTCGTGCTGAATGCGCGCACCGACGCCTTCCTGCGCGGAGGTGACCGGGCGATCGACGTCATCGTCGCCGATGCGATCGAACGCGGCCGCGCCTACCTCGACGCCGGAGCCGCCTGCGTCTTCGTTCCGGGCAACTTCGGGGAGGACGTCGTCGTGCAACTAGTCGAGGCCTTCGGCGAGCGCCGGCTCAGCGTGATCGGGCTCCCCCAGCTGCCCTCCCCCGCCCGTCTGGCCGAGCTCGGCGTCGCGCGCGTCTCGTACGGACCGTATGTGCAACGCGTCGCACTGACCGCCCTGCAGGATGTGGCATCCGCCCTCTATGCGGGCGGCGTGATCCCGACGGCGACCCGCGCCCTCAACTGA